In one Solanum lycopersicum chromosome 11, SLM_r2.1 genomic region, the following are encoded:
- the LOC138339323 gene encoding adenylate isopentenyltransferase 3, chloroplastic-like has translation MKWVVSLRAAALCRVQREESELHNGGHENGKFQLSVDLATYFGGEIINLDKMQVYKGLEIVANKITHTEKQGEIETKPDSDFTAEDFCLHVVVYIQKILKTQRVSIIVGGSNSYIEKLVEDPMFMFKYKYDSCFIWIDVEQSVLNRRVDMRVDQMVNTRLVEEVRQFFITDADYTNGIQRFIGVPEIDI, from the exons ATGAAGTGGGTAGTCTCCCTGCGAGCCGCCGCTCTATGCAG AGTTCAACGAGAAGAAAGTGAACTTCATAATGGGGGCCACGAGAACGGGAAATTCCAACTCTCTGTTGACCTTGCCACTTATTTTGGAGGAGAAATAATCAACTTGGATAAAATGCAAGTTTACAAGGGACTTGAAATTGTTGCAAACAAAATCACACACACTGAGAAACAAG GTGAAATTGAGACAAAGCCAGATTCAGACTTCACAGctgaagatttttgtttgcaTGTTGTTGTCTACATACAAAAAATACTGAAGACTCAACGTGTTTCAATAATTGTTGGAGGGTCAAATTCGTATATTGAAAAACTTGTGGAAGACCCTAtgttcatgttcaaatataagtatgataGTTGCTTTATTTGGATAGATGTTGAGCAATCAGTCTTGAACCGTAGAGTTGACATGAGGGTTGACCAAATGGTCAACACaa GGCTAGTGGAAGAGGTGCGACAGTTTTTCATTACAGATGCAGATTACACCAATGGGATTCAACGGTTCATTGGTGTTCCTGAAATTGACATATAA